A segment of the Synechococcus sp. CBW1002 genome:
AGGTCTGGCCGTTGAGTGCGCCTCCATAGACCGTGGCGGTGACTCCGGTCTGTTCGAAGGAGTACTTGGCTTCAGCCCGGCGGAAGGGGATGTCAGCGCGGACGATGCCGTCCTTGTCCTGGAGAACCACAGGGAAGTTCTCGAAGAAGTTGGGCAGGCGGCGCACTTCGAGATCACGGCCCTCCTTGTCGGTGAAGGAGATATGGCCCAGCCAGCTGGTGGGCAGGCCATCGCCATTCACCATGGGACCGACGCGGAACAGACCACCCTTGGCAGGGCTGTTGCCGACGTAGTCGTAGAAGGCGAGTTTCTCAGGAATCGCGGCATAGGCTTCGGCCTTGCTGGCGCCGTTGTCGAGTGCGGTCTGAACCCGACGGTTGATCTCGGTCTTGAAGTAGCTCTGATCCCACTGATAACGCGTGGGGCCGAACAGTTCGACAGGGGTGGCAGCGGAGCCGTACCACATGGTCCCTGCCACCACGAAGGCTGCAAAGAACACGGCGGCAATGGCACTGGCCAGCACCGTTTCAATGTTGCCCATCCGCAGAGCCTTGTAGAGGCGTTCCGGGGGTCGGGTGGTGATGTGGAAGATGCCGGCGATGATCCCCACAATGCCGGCGGCGATGTGGTGAGCAACGATGCCACCCGGGTTGAAGGGGTTGAAGCCCTCTGGGCCCCAGGCGGGTTGAACAGCCTCCAGGTGGCCAGTGACGCCATAGGGGTCTGAGATCCACATGCCTGGACCGAAGACGCCGGTCAGGTGGAAGGCACCGAAGCCGAAGCAGCCGAGGCCGGCCAGCAGCAGGTGGATCCCGAAGATCTTGGGCAGATCCAGGGCCGGTTCACCGGTGCGTGGGTCCTGCCAGATCTCGAGATCCCAGAAGGTCCAGTGCCAGATAGCGGCGAGGAAGAGCAGTCCACTGAAAATGATGTGTGCCGCAGCCACACCCTCGAAGCTCCAGAAGCCTGGATCCACACCGGTTTCACCGGTGATGCTCCAGCCACCCCAGCTGCCGGTCACGCCCAGACGCGCCATGAAGGGCATCACGAACATGCCCTGGCGCCACATGGGGTTGAGCACCGGGTCAGAGGGATCGAAAATGGCGAGCTCATAAAGCGCCATGGAGCCGGCCCAGCCGGCAACCAGAGCGGTGTGCATGAGGTGCACGGCGAGCAAACGGCCCGGGTCGTTGATCACGACCGTGTGCACCCGATACCAGGGCAATCCCATGGGGGTTAGGTCCGGGGAAACAGGGAGCTGGCCGTCGCCCATCCGTCGATGGGGTTGGCCAGCAACGATTGACCCATTGGCTGAAAAGCCATTGAGACGATCAGTGCTGGTGATCGTAAGGGTTGTTCCCGGTCAGGCGGGAGCCTGAGTTACGGAGCGCAACTGCCGGTTTCAGAATGGGGGCTGAGCTGGATAGAAGCCCCCATGCCCGTGATCCGATTCGTGCGTGAAGGTCAGGATGTGGAGTGTTACCCGGGTGAGAACCTGCGCGAGGTGGCCTTGCGCCAGGGGCTGGAGCTCTATGGCCTCAAGGGCAAGCTGGGCAACTGCGGCGGATGCGGCCAGTGCATCACCTGCTTTGTGGAGATCGTGGAGGATCCGGAGAAGCCGTCGGCCCTGAGCCCGCTCACGGCGGTGGAAGAGCAGAAGTTGCGCCGCCGGCCCCAGGGCTGGCGACTCGCCTGTCAGACCCTCGTGAACCGCTCGGTGCTGGTGCTGACCCGCCCCCAGGTGGGTCTTCCCGATCGCGACGCTGTGCTGGCGAAGGTCAGCCAGGAACCACTGCCCGAGGGGCCCACCGCCTGGCCCGCTCCACCCGAGCCGATCGAATCCCCTGAGGAGATCACAACGGAAGGCGCCGAGGCTGACGGCAACTTGGCTGACCTTCCCAGCGATCCGCTTGAGGGCTGAGAGGGCTGCATCACAACGAGCGATGAAGGGGCCGAAAAGAGTGCCGAATGGCGGTGATACCCTCCCAG
Coding sequences within it:
- a CDS encoding 2Fe-2S iron-sulfur cluster-binding protein, with amino-acid sequence MPVIRFVREGQDVECYPGENLREVALRQGLELYGLKGKLGNCGGCGQCITCFVEIVEDPEKPSALSPLTAVEEQKLRRRPQGWRLACQTLVNRSVLVLTRPQVGLPDRDAVLAKVSQEPLPEGPTAWPAPPEPIESPEEITTEGAEADGNLADLPSDPLEG
- the psbB gene encoding photosystem II chlorophyll-binding protein CP47; this encodes MGLPWYRVHTVVINDPGRLLAVHLMHTALVAGWAGSMALYELAIFDPSDPVLNPMWRQGMFVMPFMARLGVTGSWGGWSITGETGVDPGFWSFEGVAAAHIIFSGLLFLAAIWHWTFWDLEIWQDPRTGEPALDLPKIFGIHLLLAGLGCFGFGAFHLTGVFGPGMWISDPYGVTGHLEAVQPAWGPEGFNPFNPGGIVAHHIAAGIVGIIAGIFHITTRPPERLYKALRMGNIETVLASAIAAVFFAAFVVAGTMWYGSAATPVELFGPTRYQWDQSYFKTEINRRVQTALDNGASKAEAYAAIPEKLAFYDYVGNSPAKGGLFRVGPMVNGDGLPTSWLGHISFTDKEGRDLEVRRLPNFFENFPVVLQDKDGIVRADIPFRRAEAKYSFEQTGVTATVYGGALNGQTYTDPADVKRLARKAQLGEAFEFDLERYHSDGTFHSSPRGWFTFGHATFALLFFFGHIWHGARTLYRDVFAGIDPDLGEQVEFGLFQKLGDRSTRRLPEGYAPPAGSPLS